TAAAAAAGGGATTAATAGAAACATTGCTAAAAAAGGAAATAAAATAAATGCTGTTTTTACAGGGAATAAATATGCAGTCAAAATGAAGCTCCTTTCAATGAAAATTCGTTTACCATTATAACGTTAAAAGAACCTTAAAACAAAATTAAAATATTTTGAAATAGAAAAAATTATAAATTTTAATAGAATTAAGTTATACTAAATTTAATATAAGGATATTATGATTATTATAAGTTGAGAGAGGGTACAAGATATGCGATATGAGCTTTTTTCTGTAAGTGGGAATCATATTACAACTTTTGAAAGTGCGTGGCGTTTTCAAGAGGGAGAACAGATTTTTGTTCATGATGATCAAACAAAACGAAATTTTATTATTATCCGGCTAACGCATGATGTATTTCAACAAAATAAACATGTTATTCGTTTGTATTGTCAAGAAAAGAAAGTATACGCATAAAAAAGCGAGTCATCCTAGTGTAATAGAATGACTCGCTTTTGATTTGTAAGTTTCACTTTATAAGAAAATAAGAGTAAGTACACCTACGATAATGCAATAGAAAGAGAAATATTTTAAATTTCCTTTTGCCATGATGTTCATAAACCATTTTAACGAAATATACGTCATGATAAATGTTGCGATGAACGCAACGATATATGGTACGAATAATGTGTCTAGATTTGGATCTTTTGCAATGTCTGTAATACTTAGTAATAAACCACCTAAGCTAACAGGGATATATAGTAAGAATGAGAAACGAAGAGCCGTTTCCTGCTTCATACCAAGTAACATCGCGGCTACGATTGTTGCACCAGATCGGCTAATTCCAGGGATTAGTGCGCAAGCTTGTGCTAATCCGACGATGATCGCATCTTTCATAGAAAGATCGCCATCATTTCTACGTCCACGTAAGTTTCTAATAATCCAAAGGCCGACGGCAGTAATAAGAAGCGAAATCCCAACCATCTTCACACCTTTTAAGTACTGATCGATGTAATCTTTAAATAAAACACCAATAACACCTGCTGGAATGGTCGCAATAACAAGGTAAATAATAAAGAAGAAATCTGATTTTGCATCTTCTGCTCTTGTAAATATATAAGATAGACCATTCTTCGTTAGACGAATTAAATCATTTCTATAAATAAGTAATACAGCTAATAATGAAGCTGAATTAACAAGTAGTTCGAAGCTAAACCCTTCTATTTTTAGTCCTAGCAAGTGCTGTGCTAAAACGAGGTGACCGCTTGAAGAAATCGGAATTGGTTCTGTAAGTCCTTGGAACAGACCAAGAATTAAATATTTTAAAATGTAGTAAAACTGTTCCATAATAACCTCCTTGTTTATTATTCGAAAGAAACAACTTATCCATTATAACAAAGATATGGATCAATATTGAGAAGAAATAAATATTCAAAATATAATAAAAATCCCTTATAACAGTATAAGGGATTTTTATTATTAATGAGAAACTACTGTTTCTTCAAGACTTTTCGTTAATTGAACATCGACTTTCTCAGCATCATGAATGTGATTCATAATAGTAGTATTTAACTTTTGGAACATTTGTTGTGTATTAGCGAATTCTCGTAATATATCATCATTACAAGACTTTTGGTTTTCAATAGCTTTAATAACATTAGTAGCACCGTTTTGTAACGTTTGAATCATAATTAAAATATTTTCAATTCTAGCATTTGTATCAGCACTCATTTCTACACCTTCATCGACTAAATGCAAATTATCTTTTGTATTATCGTATGCTTTTTCAATTTCTTCTTGAATTTTTTTCGTTAAGTTGCCGATGTTTTTTGTGCTTTCCGCTGTACTTTCTGCTAGTTTTCTTACTTCATTGGCAACGACAGCGAATCCTTTACCGTGCTCTCCAGCACGCGCAGCTTCAATACTCGCATTTAAAGCAAGTAAATTTGTTTGTGCTGCAATGTTTTGAATGACTTCTACAATTTGCTCAATTTCTTTTGAGCGTTCGCTTAAATGATTCATACTATTAGACGTGCGCTGTGATTGTTCACCTAATTTGTTAATTACAATAAGTAAACGGTGAACAGATTCTTTTCCTTCATTAGAGCAGTCAATGATTTCTTCAATAGATTGAATTAAGCTTTGTTCTTTTTGTAACATTTCATTATTTAATTCATTGGAATGTGTCGTACGCGTTGAAACATTTTCGAAACATGAGTTTAATTGTTGAACTAAATTTTGAAGTGTATGGTGTTGATTATTTACAAGTTTATGTTCTTGCACAATATTTTGTACACGATCGTGGATAGAAGAAATGGTCTCTTGTTGTTCGATATCTTTTTGTTTTAATTCTGCTTTAAGTTCCTGGATACGATTTTCTAATTGATCAATTTTATGTTGGAGTGATTTCTTTTGAGTAAACATATATTTATTTCAACCGCCTTTAGAAGTTATATTTTCTCTATATTTGGATTTTAGCATCTTTTATAATTTTTAAATATAGGAATTGTTAAATATTTAAGAATCTATTAAATTTTATGCATAATTCCCTTTTTTTCGTCATGAAAAATAAACTGTATTTAATGGTATTGTAAACAAACTGTAAAATAAATCATGTATAACTGTATAAGAAGGGAGTCGGATTATGAACTATTTTAAGCGAATCAGTAGTCTAGTATTAGCAGGCATTATCGGTCTTTCTAGTACAGTCGCTGTTAAAGCAGAGTCAAACGACGAGAAACTTAACAACATGCAACAGCAATTGCAGCAAAACGATGCAGAAATGCAAAAGAAAGAGCAAGAGAAGCAAGCTGTTAGTAAAGAAATTCAAGGTATCGAAAACGAACTACATAATTTAAATAATACAATTGCAAAAAATAAAGAGGATCAAGCTGCTATTCAACGTAAAATCGATGAAACACATAAGCAGATTGAGCAAAAAAAGAACGAAATTGTCGTTTTAGAGGATAAAGTCCTTGCTCGTAAGGATATTATGAGAAAACGTATGGTTTCTGTTCAAAACAGTTCAAATACAAGTTTAGTAGTAGAAGTTGTAGTAGAGTCAAAGAACTTTGCAGATTTCTTACAACGTATGAACGCAGTTTCTACTATTTTAGAAGCTGATAAAGAAATTTTACGTCTACAAGAACAGGATCTTCGTCAAATTGAAGAAGATAAGAAAACAATTGATGAAAAAGAAGCATCTTTAGTAGTGGACAAACAAAAATTAGCAAAAGCACAAGCTGAGTTGCAAGATAACTTGAAAAAACGTCAAGCTAACTTACAAACAGTTCAAGCTAAATATAATCAGGTTGCAAGCCAACTTAATTTAGCAGCAGAAGAAAAAGCTAAAATTGAGTCAAATATGAAGGCAGTACAAGAAACAATTGCTCGTGAACAAGAAGCAGCGAGAATTGCAGCAGAAGAGCGTGCAAAAGCAGAAGCAGCTGCAAAGGCTGAGCAAGAAGCTTTAGCTAAGGCACAGGCGGAAGTTGCTGAAAAGAAAAAGCAAGAACAAGCTAGTAAACCAGCTGAACCTGTTGCTAATAATAATTCGAAGGTAGAACCTGTACAACCTTCTAAGCCAACTGCTGGTGGAAGAGAAATCTATGTACATGCAACAGCTTATACAGCAGACCCAGCTGAAAATGGTTATGGACCAGGTCAACAAGTATACTCTGCATGGGGAGGCTATAATTTAACTGCAAACCCAGGAATGAAATTAATTGCGGTAGATCCATCTGTTATTCCATTAGGTTCTCGTGTATATGTTGAAGGATACGGAGAAGCAATTGCAGCAGATACTGGTGGCGCGATTAAAGGTCACAAAATCGATGTTTTAATGCCAGATAAAGCTTCGTCTAGTAAGTGGGGCAGAAAAAATGTTAAGCTTACAATTTTAAGCTAACACAAAATCCAACTTTACATATTGTAAAGTTGGATTTTTTTGTGAAAATAATGTTAAGTTGAGTTTACATTTTGTTAAGGATAGCATACAATAAAATTGAGAGGTGGTAAATTTGACCATTTTAAATAGAGTGAAGGAATTAAGAGCTCGGTTTAATTTTTCGCAAAGTGTATTAGCAGAAAAAGTTGGAGTGACGAGACAAACAATCGCGGCAATTGAAAAAGGGGATTATGTTCCTTCATTATTATTAGCGCTTATGATTTGCGATGTATTTCAGTTAAAGATGGAAGATGTGTTTGTTTTAAATAAGGAGGGGGAAGAGGATGAATAGACTTGTATTTTCCTATATGTTGAATGTACTTTTAATGGTATTAGCAGGTTGGGCATTTATTGAGTTGTATTATTTTACTATTGAAGTTGCTAATTTTATTCAAACGAAGAGGGTACCATTTGAAGTTTCGGTGAGTTTAATGCCACTAGGATTGCTTTTAATATTTGGTATTGTATCGACTGTTCTTTATAAAGTTCAAAAGAAAAAATATAAAGAGCTCTCGTATTGGATGTTTCCACTATTATTTCCTCAAGAAGACGAGAGGGAAAAGGCAATTACAGAAAAGGCTTGTCGTACTACATTTATGTCACTATGGTACGTGTTGCCTTGTGCGGTTGGTTTTTTAACTCTTTCTCCGATTGTTAATCTATATGTTCCTGCATATCCGATATATATTGCATTTAGTATTTTCTTTATTCAGATGACGATTTTTCATGTGTCCTTATATCGAAATAAAATTGCTTAAAAAGAAACCTTCTTGCATCGGCAAGAAGGTTTCTTTTCAGCTTATACTTGTACATACAGCAATATTATCTTATCATTTTATATAGAGTAAGATTTTGTAAGGGAAAGGAATTGTATATGAATAAGCAAAGAATTTATAGTATAGTAGCAATCCTCCTATTTGTTGTAGGTGGTGTGTTAATCGGAAAGCCATTTTATGATGGATATCAAGCTGAAAAGAAACAGACTGAAAATGTACAGGCTGTTCAAAAAATGGATTATGAAAAACATGAGACGGAATTTGTAGATGCTTCGAAAATTGATCAACCAGACTTGGCAGAAGTAGCGAATGCATCATTAGATAAGAAGCAAGTAATTGGTCGTATTTCGATCCCGAGTGTTTCATTAGAACTTCCTGTTTTAAAATCTTCTACTGAGAAAAACCTATTATCAGGTGCAGCAACAGTAAAAGAAAATCAAGTAATGGGAAAAGGGAATTATGCATTAGCAGGACATAACATGTCTAAAAAAGGTGTTTTATTTAGTGATATAGCTTCTCTAAAAAAAGGCGATAAAATTTATTTGTATGATAATGAAAACGAATATGAATATGCGGTTACTGGTGTATCTGAAGTAACTCCTGATAAGTGGGAAGTTGTTGAAGATCATGGGAAAGATGAAATCACGCTTATTACATGTGTATCTGTTAAGGATAATTCTAAGCGTTATGTTGTTGCTGGTGATTTAGTAGGAACGAAGGCGAAGAAATAAAAAAGATGAGGGAAATCCCTCATCTTTTTTAATCCATCCATTTCACTAATTTTTTAGAAATTAGTAATAAAACACAACCTAATACAATTGCTACAGCTCCAATAACTGTAAATACTTCAGCATATCCAAGTGAAGTTGTGAAGCTGGCAAGTTGTCCGCCTAAAATGTTAGCGATACCTGAGCTTGCTAACCATACTCCCATTAATAAAGATGCTAGTTTTACTGGGGCAAGTGCACTAACCATTGATAGTCCAACAGGCGATAAGAATAGCTCACCTAACGTATGGAAAAGATACGTAAAGACGATAAATAGTAAGTTTGCTTTTTCTGTAATGTTATGTTCATCACTACCTGTTTTTAATGTAGCGATAACGAGAATGATATAACCGATACCGAGCAAGATCATACCAAGTCCCATTTTTGTTGGGATTTTTAAATCCCCGCGCTTGCGAGTTGCAAGTTTTGCCCACAATGCTGAAATAACTGGAGCAAGTAAAATAATAAATAATGGATTGACCGACTGGAACCAAGATGTTGGAACTTCCCATCCGAACACAGAGCGGTCTACAAATTTGTTTGTATATAATGTTAATGAACTACCAGCTTGTTCAAAGCCAGCCCAGAAGAAGACAACGAAGCATGTTAAAATGACGATAACTGCGGTACGTTGTTTTTCTTTTTTTGTTAACGGTGTATCTCCTACTGATGGTTGTCCATCTGTTGTTTGCAAATCGCGAGTTGGTTTTTTACCGATATCACCAAGGAAGCGATTTGATAATGTTGTAAATAAAATTTGTCCGATAATCATTCCAATTGAAGCGGCTAAGAAACCGTAACGGAATCCGTAATGTACAACGCCATCAACTGTTGTTTTGAATAAATTTTCTGATAAAAATCCGCAAACGAGTGGAGCTAAAAATGACCCGACGTTAATACCCATATAGAAAATAGTAAATGCACTATCACGTTTTGGATCATTCTCTTCGTATAATTCCCCAACCAGTGTAGAGATATTCGGTTTGAAGAATCCATTACCGATAATAATAAGCGCTAATCCGAGGTATAGGCCGACTTGGTTTTGCATGGCGAATAGTGTAAGGTTACCGATTGCCATTGTTATACCACCAATTGTGATGGCTTTTCGTCTACCTAGGAACCGGTCTGTTAAGTATCCACCAATCATTGGTGTGAAATAACAGGCTCCAGTATAAAATCCGTAAATGGAGAGTGCCCATGCGGGACTAAACCCAAGACCACCGCTTACTAAAGCTGTCGTTAAATATAATGTTAATAATCCTCGTAATCCATAGTAACTAAATCTTTCCCACATTTCTGTAAAGAAGAGTAAGTATAAACCTGGAGGATGTTTCTTTTTTCTTTGTTGTTCTTTTTCTAGTTGTATCGCTGATTCCATGTTATTTTCCTCCTGACACAAACAAAAACAAAGTTAATAATTTTGTACGTTTAATATTTTACCTTATTAACTATTATAAGTCAATAAAGGTTGATTTTTCAGAAGAAATTGGAAAAGGGAGATAGCTATAGAATGGGTGTTTCTTTTATGTTAGACTATGGACTATGTTTTCTTTGTGAGGAATCGCTTTATTGCACTTTTTTATATGTGAAATTGATTTCATGAAAGATGAAATTAAAGAAGGAGAAAGAAATGAAATTGTTACAGAAAAAAGAAATTTTACTTATTAGTCTTATGTTATTCTCGATGTTCTTTGGAGCGGGGAATCTTATATTCCCACCTTTTCTTGGTTATGAAGCAGGAGAACATGTGTGGATTTCATTAGTAGGGTTTATTATATCGGCAACAGGTCTTCCTATATTGGGAGTTATTGCGATTGCGAAAGCAGGAAGTTTTCAAGCGCTAGCGGGTAGGGTTCATTCCTCATTTGCAATTATTTTTCCGTGTATCGTGTACTTGTTTATTGGGCCAGGACTTGGTATACCACGTGCAGGAAGTTTAGCTTTTGAAATGGGGCCAGGTCAGTTCTTCCCAGAAGCGGGCAGCATAGTTTTATTATGTTATACGGTTATTTTCTTTAGTATTGTGTACTGGTTAAGCTTATCACCGTCTAAATTAATGGGGTTGTTCGGAAAGGTTTTAACACCATTATTACTAGGTATGATTGCCCTTATCTTTATAAAAAGCATGTTTACATCAGTAGGTAGTGTGAAAGAGGCTGCTGGAAACTATGGACAAGCGCCTATGTTCCAAGGGTTTTTAGATGGATATTTAACGATGGACGCATTAGCAGCTTTAATTTTTGGGATTGTGATTGCAAATGCTCTTCGTGCAAAAGGTATTGAAGATGATAAAGGTTTAGCGAAATATATGAGTATTGCTGGAATTGGTGCAGGACTATTATTATCTATTATTTATGTCATACTTGGATATGTTGGTTCAATGAGTGGTTCATTGGGGACATTTGATAATGGCGCGCAAGTGTTAGCACAAGTAATGACTACACTATTTGGACAAGGTGGAGTCGTTTTATTAGGACTTATTTTTACGATCGCATGTTTATGTGTTTCAATCGGACTTGTTACATCGTGTAGTCAATTTTTCGCAAGTGCATTTCCGAAAGTAGCATACAAATTTTGGGCATTTATCTTAAGTTTTGTTAGTATGATTTTAGCAAATTTAGGATTAACACAAATTTTAAAAGTATCGGTACCAATTCTTGGATTTATTTATCCGGTTGCATTAACGCTTATTATTTTAGGGTTATTCCAGAAGTATATTGGAAAGTATGCATACGTATATGCAGTGACAGTTGGGATTGTAGCCGTATTTAGTGCAATCGATATTTTCAATAAAAATGTAATGTTGAATCAATGGACATCAGTATTAAAGTACATTCCGTTTTATACAGAAGGTGTAGGATGGATTGTTCCAGCTATTATAGGTGCTTGTATTGGTGTTATCGTTAGTTTTGTTTTCAATAAGAAGAAATAAGTAAGAGGTGTTTTCCTATTTCGGAAAACACCTTTCTTTTTTTTGGAAAAATAGTATTGAAAATGAATAGACTAAGAGTATGATAAAGGTAATTGGTAATATATAGGTTTTGAATGAATGATGAGGGGGGAACGTATGAAGGAGGATTTGAATAAGAAAATAGAAGCGCTCGAAACGACAATTGAAACGATGCAAGAAGCACTTTTTGAATTGAAAGCAAAACAAAGAGAAATAGAAGTAGAAAATGCTCAGCAACATGTTAGTAAGGAAAAGAAAGAATATATTGAAACGGTGATAGAGGAAAAACAAAAAGAAGAAGTAGTTACAATAAAAGAACCTGTGCAAGAACGTGAGGTAAAACAAGTAGATATATCTGCTTTTAAACCAGAACCATTTAATATTATTAAGTTTTGCCAAACGTGGTTGCCACGTATTTTTGTAGGAATTATGTTACTTGGAGTAATCTGGTTATTTAAAGCAGGGGTAGATGCTGGACTATTAACACCAGCAATACGAATTGTGTTTGGTATTGTCCTATCAATGGGTTTTTATTATATAGGGGATATTCAAATTAAACGAGAGCGGCAAGCGTTAGGGTTAGTATTAGCAGGAGGAAGTATTACGGGTATAGTTTTAACGACATTTGCGGCACATTATTTATATGGCTTTATTCCAGCAAGTATTGCATTTGTGTGTAATATTGCATGGGTTATTTTAGGTATTTATATAGCGAAGAGGTATCAATCAGAATATCTTACTATCTTCGTAGCCGTAGGAGCCTTCTTTGTACCATTCTTATTAAATAGTACAACTCCTAATCCGTACATTTTCTTTGGATATGAGACGATACTAACACTTAGCTTATTATGGTATGCGTTGAAAAATCGTTATCAGTATTTATATATGATTTCTTATGCGGTTGCTGCTATTGTTCTTTTTGTCTTCTTTGCTGTTATGTCAATGTTAGTAGAGGATTTACAAGTACAGTTAACAGTAGTTTATGGTTTAATTCACTTACTATTATTTTGGCATATGTTTACAGAGAGAAGTTTTATAGTAGAGCCACGCTTGGCGATATTTAGTGCGAATGCAGTTTTCTTTATATTAGCTATTTCAAAAATACTTGAATTTACAACATGGGGATTAATGATAAGTGCACTCGTACACGCTAATATGTTCGTGTTTGAATATAGGAAGAATCGACATTCTACGTTTACAAATCTTTTATTTGGTTTCGCAATGGGGGCATTTAGTTTAGCGATTTTATATGAGTATAGTTTAGTGAATGCAGCGATTGTACTATTATTACAAGGTTTCCTCGGTATGGTGACTTCTATTAAAGGAAAACAACAGATAAAATTGTATGTGAGTGCGACGGTTTACGCAATTGGAATGATACAGACTATTTTTAGCCCGTTTGATCAATTTATTTCGGCAGGCTTTGTTGCTCATCTTATTTTAATAGGAACGTTCTATTATTGCATGAGACAAGCGAAAGATGTATTAGCGAGCTTTGGCAAGTATGTGTATTCTATAGCACTCTATTGGTTTATGGTGATTGTATTTATTACAATTACTAGAATCGGTGAAGTTTTGTCCACAGATGGAAGCATAATTAGCGTATCTGTATCGTTATTATGGATGGTATATGCTTTATTTGCAGTTTGGCTTGGACGGAATAAACATATGAATGAAATATTGTATGCTGGATTAATCGTTTTAGTTGTAACGATAGGGAAGCTATTCCTTCTGGACCTACCAGAAGTATCGATGATGATCAGGGCGGTGTTATTCTTAATCGTAGGTAGCATAGGTATCGTTATTTCAAGAATGTTTTTCTCAAAAGAAGAGAAGTAGAAAGAAGGCAATCCATATCCGGATTGCCTTTTTCATTATTTCTTATTAATCGTTACAGTCTCACTATATTTCGCTGTTGTATTTTGGCGTAGACGAAGTGTTGCTTGTCCAGTTGTATTTGGATTGATTTGTACGTTCACAATTTTTTCAGCAGAACCTAAGCTGTTTGTTGTGAAAGAAAAAGCACTGCTATATCCGAAAGTAGATGGCCAAGTACCATTTGTATTTTGAACTTTTGCTACTTGTGTACCGCCAGTCGTGAAGATACCTAAAGAATAATTATCGTATGTCGTGTTAGGTAATAAGTTATTTACTTGAATTTTCATTTGGAACACTTCATTGTTTGGTAGAATGCTAGGGTGTGTAACTACGTAGTCATTTGCTGTTACTGCACCGTTATAGCCATATGAACCAGGTTTAAAAGTATTGGTATTAAACCATTGATAACCTGCATTTGGTGCACTCCAAGGTTCAGGTTGTGGTTCAGTTGATAAGCTTGGTTGCTCAAATGTTTGTAAAGTGGTAGGTAAATCAAGTTGTAAACCATTTACTTGATCTAAACTTGTAAATGTTTCTTTATTCGATAGCCAATTTACGATATTTTCTAGTAAAATCGCATCGTTTTCTTCTTTATATCCATCGTAAGTTTTCTTTGTTTGACCAGAATCTTCACGAACGTATTTTGGCGTAGCATCTTCAACAGGAGAAGAGTCTCCAATAAAGGCAGCTTTTCCAAGTCCTACTTTTGCGATAGCAGCATAAGGACCTTCTGCAACACCACCGCCGTTATAAACACCGCTATCAACAGCATTATTCCATTTTGATGGGTTTTCTGGAAGATAAACGAGCCCTTTTGCTAGTTTTGGATTTGTAATGGCTAAAGTAGAACCAGCATGCATTGCTACAGATGAAACCCCTTCTGTAATTCCGAATGATTGTTCAGGCGACACAATATTTTTAGCTGCAACATCGCCAATTGCATTATAGCGGAAGCGAATACCGAAGTTGTCAGATAGCCAATCAGAGCTTTCTACTCCTTGCATAGCTTGTGAATTGGCTTCTTCGTTAGACATTCCTTTTGCTGGATTATCCCAAGCACCGCGTCTATATCCGTTAAATACTTCAGAAGAGTCCCAGCGATTTTTATTACGATCTGCATTATAATGATCGGCAATGAAGAAAATACTACCGCCATTTTTCACGTATTGTAACATAGCATCTTGTTCAGATTTTTTGTAAGGAATATTTGCCTCTGGAACGATAAACACATTGTAGTCTTTTAAATCTTCG
This genomic window from Bacillus anthracis str. Vollum contains:
- the brnQ1 gene encoding branched-chain amino acid transport system II carrier protein BrnQ1, whose protein sequence is MKLLQKKEILLISLMLFSMFFGAGNLIFPPFLGYEAGEHVWISLVGFIISATGLPILGVIAIAKAGSFQALAGRVHSSFAIIFPCIVYLFIGPGLGIPRAGSLAFEMGPGQFFPEAGSIVLLCYTVIFFSIVYWLSLSPSKLMGLFGKVLTPLLLGMIALIFIKSMFTSVGSVKEAAGNYGQAPMFQGFLDGYLTMDALAALIFGIVIANALRAKGIEDDKGLAKYMSIAGIGAGLLLSIIYVILGYVGSMSGSLGTFDNGAQVLAQVMTTLFGQGGVVLLGLIFTIACLCVSIGLVTSCSQFFASAFPKVAYKFWAFILSFVSMILANLGLTQILKVSVPILGFIYPVALTLIILGLFQKYIGKYAYVYAVTVGIVAVFSAIDIFNKNVMLNQWTSVLKYIPFYTEGVGWIVPAIIGACIGVIVSFVFNKKK
- a CDS encoding peptide MFS transporter; protein product: MESAIQLEKEQQRKKKHPPGLYLLFFTEMWERFSYYGLRGLLTLYLTTALVSGGLGFSPAWALSIYGFYTGACYFTPMIGGYLTDRFLGRRKAITIGGITMAIGNLTLFAMQNQVGLYLGLALIIIGNGFFKPNISTLVGELYEENDPKRDSAFTIFYMGINVGSFLAPLVCGFLSENLFKTTVDGVVHYGFRYGFLAASIGMIIGQILFTTLSNRFLGDIGKKPTRDLQTTDGQPSVGDTPLTKKEKQRTAVIVILTCFVVFFWAGFEQAGSSLTLYTNKFVDRSVFGWEVPTSWFQSVNPLFIILLAPVISALWAKLATRKRGDLKIPTKMGLGMILLGIGYIILVIATLKTGSDEHNITEKANLLFIVFTYLFHTLGELFLSPVGLSMVSALAPVKLASLLMGVWLASSGIANILGGQLASFTTSLGYAEVFTVIGAVAIVLGCVLLLISKKLVKWMD
- a CDS encoding undecaprenyl-diphosphate phosphatase, with amino-acid sequence MEQFYYILKYLILGLFQGLTEPIPISSSGHLVLAQHLLGLKIEGFSFELLVNSASLLAVLLIYRNDLIRLTKNGLSYIFTRAEDAKSDFFFIIYLVIATIPAGVIGVLFKDYIDQYLKGVKMVGISLLITAVGLWIIRNLRGRRNDGDLSMKDAIIVGLAQACALIPGISRSGATIVAAMLLGMKQETALRFSFLLYIPVSLGGLLLSITDIAKDPNLDTLFVPYIVAFIATFIMTYISLKWFMNIMAKGNLKYFSFYCIIVGVLTLIFL
- a CDS encoding DUF2339 domain-containing protein, with the translated sequence MKEDLNKKIEALETTIETMQEALFELKAKQREIEVENAQQHVSKEKKEYIETVIEEKQKEEVVTIKEPVQEREVKQVDISAFKPEPFNIIKFCQTWLPRIFVGIMLLGVIWLFKAGVDAGLLTPAIRIVFGIVLSMGFYYIGDIQIKRERQALGLVLAGGSITGIVLTTFAAHYLYGFIPASIAFVCNIAWVILGIYIAKRYQSEYLTIFVAVGAFFVPFLLNSTTPNPYIFFGYETILTLSLLWYALKNRYQYLYMISYAVAAIVLFVFFAVMSMLVEDLQVQLTVVYGLIHLLLFWHMFTERSFIVEPRLAIFSANAVFFILAISKILEFTTWGLMISALVHANMFVFEYRKNRHSTFTNLLFGFAMGAFSLAILYEYSLVNAAIVLLLQGFLGMVTSIKGKQQIKLYVSATVYAIGMIQTIFSPFDQFISAGFVAHLILIGTFYYCMRQAKDVLASFGKYVYSIALYWFMVIVFITITRIGEVLSTDGSIISVSVSLLWMVYALFAVWLGRNKHMNEILYAGLIVLVVTIGKLFLLDLPEVSMMIRAVLFLIVGSIGIVISRMFFSKEEK
- a CDS encoding methyl-accepting chemotaxis protein, producing the protein MFTQKKSLQHKIDQLENRIQELKAELKQKDIEQQETISSIHDRVQNIVQEHKLVNNQHHTLQNLVQQLNSCFENVSTRTTHSNELNNEMLQKEQSLIQSIEEIIDCSNEGKESVHRLLIVINKLGEQSQRTSNSMNHLSERSKEIEQIVEVIQNIAAQTNLLALNASIEAARAGEHGKGFAVVANEVRKLAESTAESTKNIGNLTKKIQEEIEKAYDNTKDNLHLVDEGVEMSADTNARIENILIMIQTLQNGATNVIKAIENQKSCNDDILREFANTQQMFQKLNTTIMNHIHDAEKVDVQLTKSLEETVVSH
- a CDS encoding class A sortase, translated to MNKQRIYSIVAILLFVVGGVLIGKPFYDGYQAEKKQTENVQAVQKMDYEKHETEFVDASKIDQPDLAEVANASLDKKQVIGRISIPSVSLELPVLKSSTEKNLLSGAATVKENQVMGKGNYALAGHNMSKKGVLFSDIASLKKGDKIYLYDNENEYEYAVTGVSEVTPDKWEVVEDHGKDEITLITCVSVKDNSKRYVVAGDLVGTKAKK
- a CDS encoding DNA-binding protein, with protein sequence MKNKKWITFSLATAITLSIGASFIPSTYAESSVDPAPEIAAKVVNQNNGKKVLFDNTHGQTAGTADWVIDGGFSDFGNGIAQNGYHVKELRKSTPITYEDLKDYNVFIVPEANIPYKKSEQDAMLQYVKNGGSIFFIADHYNADRNKNRWDSSEVFNGYRRGAWDNPAKGMSNEEANSQAMQGVESSDWLSDNFGIRFRYNAIGDVAAKNIVSPEQSFGITEGVSSVAMHAGSTLAITNPKLAKGLVYLPENPSKWNNAVDSGVYNGGGVAEGPYAAIAKVGLGKAAFIGDSSPVEDATPKYVREDSGQTKKTYDGYKEENDAILLENIVNWLSNKETFTSLDQVNGLQLDLPTTLQTFEQPSLSTEPQPEPWSAPNAGYQWFNTNTFKPGSYGYNGAVTANDYVVTHPSILPNNEVFQMKIQVNNLLPNTTYDNYSLGIFTTGGTQVAKVQNTNGTWPSTFGYSSAFSFTTNSLGSAEKIVNVQINPNTTGQATLRLRQNTTAKYSETVTINKK
- a CDS encoding 3D domain-containing protein, whose amino-acid sequence is MNYFKRISSLVLAGIIGLSSTVAVKAESNDEKLNNMQQQLQQNDAEMQKKEQEKQAVSKEIQGIENELHNLNNTIAKNKEDQAAIQRKIDETHKQIEQKKNEIVVLEDKVLARKDIMRKRMVSVQNSSNTSLVVEVVVESKNFADFLQRMNAVSTILEADKEILRLQEQDLRQIEEDKKTIDEKEASLVVDKQKLAKAQAELQDNLKKRQANLQTVQAKYNQVASQLNLAAEEKAKIESNMKAVQETIAREQEAARIAAEERAKAEAAAKAEQEALAKAQAEVAEKKKQEQASKPAEPVANNNSKVEPVQPSKPTAGGREIYVHATAYTADPAENGYGPGQQVYSAWGGYNLTANPGMKLIAVDPSVIPLGSRVYVEGYGEAIAADTGGAIKGHKIDVLMPDKASSSKWGRKNVKLTILS
- a CDS encoding helix-turn-helix transcriptional regulator; protein product: MTILNRVKELRARFNFSQSVLAEKVGVTRQTIAAIEKGDYVPSLLLALMICDVFQLKMEDVFVLNKEGEEDE